Below is a window of Tsuneonella deserti DNA.
ACAGCAATTGGTCCCTCCCGGGCGTCTACGACACCCGTCTCGTAGCCGGTCAGATAATGCAGGTGCTCAGGTTTAAACTGCTCGCCCACGAAATGTTCGACAGCTCCGATGCTTTCCGCGTGCTGCTGAGCAATGATGACATGCCGAATTTGCTCGCGTATCGAATCTTCGTCATCGAGCTCGTCAGCATCATACTGTTTGCCCCGCCTGCTCCGCTCCAGAAGCTTAGCCAACAGATGGTTATAGGCCTGCTCGTTCGGGAGTGACCGCGATGCGACCCTATCGCTTTTCAGAGCCTCGGCTGCGAACCTAATTGGCCAGTGTTCATACGGGACATAGTTCCAGTCCAGGTCGTCGATGAACGTGATGAGGTCATAGACAACAAGCGCCAGTTCCTGCTCGTGTTCTGCTTTGTCGTCCGACGCGCGAAGGCACATCACCGCCGAAAGAACGCCTTGAATGTCTTGGATCGAAGTAGGGCTCAGCCCAAGAATGCGCGTGAGATAAACTGCTTGCTTGCTCCAGCGGTGATCGGCGGCGAACCACATCGCTCTCCGTTGGTTCTCCGAAAGATCGCTATGCAGTTGATGTAATCGCAGCAGACCAGCCGCCAGCCGAGGGGACACGTCCAGTGGTTTGCCTCGACGCTTCTCCAGCTCACGATGTGCTTCAAAGGACGCAGGATCTTGCTCGTATTCTGCGATGTCCCCAAGCAGTGTCATCGCATCCTCGCCGATGAGCTCAGTCAGGTCCATGCGTTGGCAGTAGGCCTCGAGGAAACCCGACTGCACCATGCACCGGAGGAGGTTACGAGGGTCTTCGAAGCCGGGATCTTTGGCTGCCCATTTCATTATCTCAGCGATGGGACCAATGACCTCTTTCACAATCCGCGAGAACGCGCTTTGGGGAACGCCCTCTTCCAGCAAGGCTGCTACGAAGGCCTTCGCGTTTGCGTCATGAAGCGTTTCATCGGGCGCCTCTCGCGACTTTGGAACTCCATCTTGAGCTCCGTCGAGCAAGTCGCCTTGAAGACGAATTCGCGAATAGGCCAACTCGGCGGCAACGAAATTTTTGAGGGCGCTGTCTCGCTCTTCCATGGCTTCCAGCGTCGCCAAGTTGTTCAGCTGCTTGACGCGCCCCACGTGGGTCTTGTTCAGAAAACTGTTGCGGAGAGCTTGCCTCGCATTCTTGGCTTTCTTCGTTAAACGACCTTTGGCATCTTTCTCGTGGGCCACATCCACCAATTGGAGATAGTGCTTTTCTTTAGGCTCAAGCCCATTGATAACGCGCTCTATGATCGCGTCCGATAAGCCCAAGGAAGATGTAGATTCATGTCTCATGAATGTGGTTGTAGGAACTTCACATTCAATTTGCCAAATTGGAAATTGCTTTTTTTCTGCGCCTAAAAACTAACAAATAGTTAAAGGTTGCTGCCGGCGTTTAGGAAGTTTGCTTGAGCGAGGCTAACTGGCATGCCCAATTCTGTTCGTCCTCCGCATCCGAAAATATCTTTGCGGTTGAGTGGTAGAGCTAGTATCAGACGAACGGATTCATCCCATTCATTTCGTCTAGTTTTCCCCTTGAAACATCGGACGAACGACGAACTGGGTCCTCATTCGCACTCGTGTTTTAGGCGCAATACCTCAAAGTCATATGCAGACCACTGCATATGACTTTGTTGCTTCCTTGCGCTTCGCTTCAGGGAGCCGGCGCTGCCGGGTGCAGGCGTTGCCTGGAGCGGGCTTGATAGCCCTTTGGCGGGCGGAGCCCTTGTTGTTCTTCAAAAGGCTTTGGGATCGCGCGATGCGAGAGCCCGGTAGGGAGTTGGAAAATGTTGGCAGTCGCCGACGCTCCGCCCGGGCTTCGAACCCAAGGAGAAGTCCGATGAGCTTTCATCGACCACGAGCAGTATTCAACGAAAACAGCCTCTGCGTTCTCGATATCGAGACGATTTGCGGCGAAGAGATGGATGACAATAGCTTCCCTCCGTGGTGCCTGCACACCCCGGTCGTGGCCAGCCTACTCACCGCGGTGAGAGACTCCCACGGCGAGTGGGCATTCGATCTGGAAACTGTCCGTTTTTCGGACCCAGAAGAGGCGCTTTGCCGCGTCGATGACCTGCTACGTGGCCGCGCGTGCATATCGTTCGCCGGCCGGTCGTTCGACCTCAGAGTTTTAATGCTTACTGCACAGAAGTGCCGCCTGATGTCGCTGCCTTCGTTAACCGCAGCAGCGACTGAACCGCGCTACTTGAGCGCGCGGCATTATGATTTGGCAGACGTAATCTCCGGCTATGGCGCGGCTCGTGGAGCCTCGTTGTCGGGCTTGTGCGGAGCGCTCGGCATCCCGGTGAAACAGGAAGCCCACGGCAGCGAAGTCGGAGCGCTTTACGATCGCGGAGACCTCGAGGCGATCGAGAGATACTGCGAAACCGACGTTTGCGCGACACTGCTTGCCTATGCGTACCAGCGCGCGATGGAGACCGGCGATCCAGGCTACCACGCCTCGCTCACCTGGCAGTTCGCGCGGTGGGCGGAGGAGCAATATCTCGACCACCTCGCCCCCTATGCGGAGGTCCGCGACCCGCAGGCGTTGCAGCAATTTTCATTGCTGGGGCAGCTCGATGCGAGCTTGGAGAATGCCCAGCTTGACGCCGACCTGCGTGACAAGCGGGCGGTAGACGACAGCTTCGGCGAGCTCACTCACTACTAAACCCAACACGTGGCGCGCCCGTCCGTCGCAGCTCTCAGCTGCGGCGCGACGTCGCGCGTCTCGTGCAAATCAAAGGAACACTAGCATGACTAACAACGACATCCCGGCGGATCTGCCGCCCATCCAGCTGCTCATCACCGCCTGCCCCGCTACTGACGACCCCGGCGACCGCTACGCCTGGCTTAACGGGTTTTGTCTGCTGACCATTCAGCCCCGGCACCACACCGTCGAACTGACCGGCGAAGTGAGGGTCGGTCATCGCCATGCCGAGAATGCCGCTCTCGTTCGCTACCTCGCCGAGGCGATTGACGAGGAGGCCGTACTGGCCGGCTACGATCTCCACGATACCATCAGTCGGCTCGGTCGCCTGCCGATCGGTGCCGATCAGCCCACTCCAGCAATCGCCCTGCTATCCAAGCTGAAGCGAATGCTCGAGGCACATGTGCCCCTCGATGTTGGCTGGAACGACGACACTCGGAGGACAGTGCACAACCTGTCCGTCGAGCACGACCTGGAACTGAGCGGGGACATCGCCCCATACTGCGAAGCGCGGGTCGTCGGCGACGAGGCGATCGATCGCAGCCACGCCAGAGAGGGTAACGATCCGCTCGCGGTTGAGCTCGCCGACAACGCCGGAGCGTGCCTTCTCGCTCTCGGCGAAACCTACCTACCTGAAGAACTCGGGCCTCAGATTATTGCCGCCTGGCAGCGGTGGCGGCGGTCCCAAGTGCCGGTGTTCCCGCCCTCTCCGACTTTGGTGGTGAGCCGGTGAGGAGCGAAGCCCCGGACAGACTAAACGAAGCAAGCCGTTCAACGGCAACGCGATGTGAGATGAGGTAGGAAAGGAAAAATAGAGAGCCCGGCGAGCCGCATCTCGACCGACCAACAAGAGGGCCCGCCATTGTGCGGGCCTTCATCATATGGAGAATACTAGATGTTTAAGCCTAACAACGACAATCACTCGGGCGCGACCCACTTCGTCGTCCTCGACTGCGAGTTTCTCAAGGATCTGCCGCTCTACGAGCGATACCGCCGGGCCGATCCCGATCCTGCCCGCTGCCGCTGGCCGATGAAGCGGGTGGTCTCGGCTAGCGTAATGGCCCTGGAGGTGCAGGGAAGCGAGCTGACCGTTACAGCCTTCAAAAGTTTCAGCGGCGCGAGCGAGGATCGCCTTTTGGTGCAGTTGTTCGCCTTCCTCGCGGAGCGGCCCCGGCATAAGCTGTGCACTTACGGAGGAGTAGCCACGGATGTGCCGGTTCTGCGCGTCGCTGCGATGGAACACGGTCTGAAGCTGCCGCTGCAGTTGCGCTACAGCGACCGCAGCCGCCATGTTCACCTCGACCTCGCGATCGCGATGAAGGGCGGGGAAGGGGACTACGCGCACATGTCGGAAGTGGCCACCAGGCTGAGAGTGCCTTGCAAGCTTGCAGGCCACGCCGGCAGCGTCCCGCAACTGTTCTCGCGCGGTAACTTCCGGGCAATTGAGGCGCTGTCGGAAGTCGACATCATCAGCACGGGCTTCATCCTGGCATCCTATCTCGGGGTGCAGGGCGAGATCCTCAGCGCCAAGGCCGCCCAACTTGGCATTATCCGGTATGTACGTCCGCTGCGCGGCCGCGCGCGCTACGCTGAGCTCCTCGGCAACGTCGCGGATCGGCTCCGGCGCGAGATCAACCAGGAGTTGAACACCTGGATGGCGCGGGTGGCATAAAGGGCCGCGGGGCTGGCTAAATGGCCAGCCCCGCGCCTCCACGCTGCTGTGCCGGCGGCGCGTTCTTTGCGATGTGTTGCAAGTGGACCAAGCCACTCATAAATCGGGCTTATCGCGCTTCACACGTCCAGATCGCTGGCCGCATGACCGTCTCCGTGAAGTGCTCCATCGTCGACATGGCCCAGCCATGACTCGACATCTGGGGGCGAGGTCATGTGCTTATTCTCGGGTCCGGCCTGGGGCCGATCCAGCATGATCGCGCGCTCCGGCGGAGACCACCATGCGCAGCACTCCACCAACATCGACCAACCATCCTGAACTACAACGTGGGCGCCAAATTCGGACAGCGTGTCCGAATTCAGCCTCCCGGACGTATGTTCAGGAGGAGAGGGCATCGGCGCGCACGCAGATCGACGTGCAGACCTTTCGACGGAGGCTCTGCAAGCTTGACCTAAGCCCCGGCGCGCCGGTTCGACAGAACGCGCGAATGCTCGCCGCCAAGTGCGGTATCGATGCCGCCGAGCTGCTGCACATAGCGATTTGTCGCGCGGCTAAGCCAGGTGCAGCCCGCCCGGACATCGACCTCGTCCCCTATCTGACCATGCTCATGCGCAGCATCGTAAGCGGTATCGCCAAAGCACGCCGCCGAGCGGCGGAATACGGCGTCGCCGTTCCGCTACAGTATGTGAGCGAGCAGGTGCCCTCGTGTCGCTCGATCCTAGATCCGGTCAGAGAGATCCAGCGCGATCAGGAACGCAATTACTTCGAAAGCTTGCTCGGCGAGCTTCACGGAGGCGACCCGCTCATGGTCAAGCTGGTCGATGCGATCGGCATGAACATGCGGGGGACGCGCATTGAGAAGGAGCTCGAGTTAGACACAACGGAATTGGCCAGCTTGAGGCGGAGGCTCAAGCGCAACGCGTTTAAGCTCGCCGCACGGGAGGGCCTACAGTTCCTCTGACCGTGTAGCGACACGACCCTGCTTCTAGCTGTGCGCCACACGCGCCTAGGCCGGGCTAGGGGTGTGGAGCATCAAGGACGTGCGCTGGAATCGTTGCTCCATCCGGGGTAGCCGTGGGTACAACAAGGGGAGCATAGGTGCCGATACTCGACTGGATGACCCGCGGCGAGGACGTGGTGGCGGCGGCGCGGGTGCCATATCGGATGCTCGAGGCGGTGCCCGCTCTCGATGGCGGCGACGGCGATCCGGCGAACATGCTCATCCAGGGCGAAAACTCGTCTGGCATTGGGCGTGTAGCTGCCTGACTGCTTCTGGGCCGGAAGGCGACATTCCGCTTATATCCGGCGCCACGCTCATTACAGCCATTCGCACTGATCCGCTCGGTTTCGCCCCACGCATTGCCATATATCGCAATGCGACATAATAGGACGCCCAGACAGAAGGGCCCGAAATGACCGACATCACCAGCGTGCGATCGACGCGGATCGCGGCGCATCGGCCCCGTCTTGCCGATCACAGTGCCGACAAGCGTATGCTGGTCCTTGCAGCGATGGCGGTCGTCACCGGGACCGGGGGTGCACTTGCTGCCTGGATATTGCTTCATCTGATTGCGCTGGTGATCAACCTGTTCTGGTTTCAGCGACTTTCGGCGCAGCCGGCGGAGATCATCGATGCCGCCAGTGGACCGCTGGTGCTCGTCGTTCCGGTCGTAGGCAGCCTCATCGTCGGACTGATGGCGCGCTACGGTTCGGACAAGATCCGCGGACATGGCATTCCCGAAGCGATCGAGGCGATCCTCTATGGGGAGAGCAAGCTGTCGCCTCGCGTCGCGATCCTCAAGCCACTCTCCTCGGCGATCTCCATCGGCTCGGGCGGGCCTTTCGGCGCCGAAGGGCCCATTATCATGACCGGCGGGGCGATCGGCTCCCTGTTTGCTCAACGCTTTCGGCTGACTGCGGCTGAGCGCAAGACGCTGCTGGTGGCCGGCGCGGCGGCCGGGATGACCGCGATTTTCGGAACGCCCGTCGCGGCGATCCTCCTCGCGATCGAAGTCATGCTGTTCGAATGGAAGCCGCGCAGCTTCGTGCCCCTTATCGTGAGTGCACTTGTCGCGTTTGCATGGCGGCCGTTGCTGGTGGGCCAAGGAGCGCTGTTCCCATTCGACGGCGCTCTTCCCGGCGGAGCCATCGCACTCTTGCTCGCCGCAGGCCTGGGCTGCGTCAGCGGAATCCTCGCCATCTCGCTGTCGAGCGCGCTTTACCGGGTGGAAGACGGCTTTCACCGGTTGCCGATCCACTGGATGTGGTGGCCCGCGCTGGGCGCGGTGGTCGTTGGACTGGGTGGGCTGCTGGAGCCAAGGGTGCTCGGCGCGGGCTATGCCAGCATCCAGGACCTGCTCGACGGCCGCCTGCTGGTCGGGGCCATGCTGCTCCTGCTGACGGCCAAGGGCGCGGTCTGGCTAGTCGCGCTGGGATCTGGCACTTCGGGAGGCGTCCTGGCGCCACTGCTCATCATCGGCGGTGCGCTGGGCGGTGTGGCCGGGCACTGGCTCCCCGGCGGCAGCGGCCCTTGGGCGATGATCGGGATGGCGGGCGTGATGAGCGCCGCGATGCGCGCGCCGTTGACCTCGGCCGTATTCGCGGCCGAACTGACCGACCACTTTGCCGCCCTGCCGATGACGGTCGCGGCCTCTGGCGCGGCCTTCGCGGTTGCGGTGCTGCTGTTGAAGCGGTCGATCCTAACCGAAAAGATTTCCCGCCGCGGGCGGCATATCAGCCAGGAGTTCTCCGTCGATCCACTCGCGCTCGGCATGGCCGGCGACCTTATGACTCGCGACCCAGAGACGCTGTCGGACGGCCTGACGATCACCGAAGCGGTGCGGTATTTCGAATCGTCCGCCCGGCATCGCAGCTATCCCGTTGTCGACGCCGGCAACCGTCCGATCGGTCTCGTCTCGCGCCGTGATGCGCTGCGCTGGCAACAGCACGGGGACGACGATACCACCATCGGCGATCAGCTGTCCGATCGGTCGCTCCCGATAGTCACGCCGGGCACGCCCGCTGACGCCGTCGCGAACCTGATGATCACCGAAGAGACGGGGCGCATTTGCGTAGTGGCCGCGGACACCGGCGTGCTGGTCGGGATCATTTCACGCCAGGACCTCCTCCGGTCGCGGGCGGCGGTTTTGCGCGGCGAAATGGAGCGCAGTCGCTAGGTCCGGTGCAGCGGCGTCCTTGGTACCACCTCGTGGTTCGCGCGATCCCCGCGTGGCTGAACGAGGCGAAGAATGGCCCATACGGTGCTGGCGAGATAGGCGATCCCGGCCGGCACCCACATCATGAGACCGGCCAGTTGCTGATCCGCCAGGCCGCGCTCAGCGTAGTGAGCGTAGATCGGATGAGGCGCCAGAGTGATGAGCGCTGCCATGAGGTTCCCCTGCAGGCCGATCAATGTGACCAGCAGGATCACGCTGGCGCGATCGAGGCGGCGATTGCCCGCCGTCGAGACCATCCGCCAGAAGACCGCGCTGGTGAACAGGAACGTCAGATGCTCGGCGGTGTGCAGCGCCGGCGCCGCGAGCGCCCGGTCGTACATCCCCGGCGCGTGCCACAGCCACAGGCCAAGCATGACGGCAAGTGCGGCAAGGTAGGGAGCAAGGCGGCTCGATGCCCCGCTTCTCACCCCCGGCACCGCGTTGACCGCCCGGCCGATGCGGCGGCGCGGGCCCAGCGGCACGGCGAACAGCGCGATCAGGTGGATGTTCGAGACCGCCAGCAACGGCGCCGCGACCAGCATCAGCAGGAGATGCTGCGCCATGTGCCAGGCGAAGCTCACGTCGGCGCGCGCGTCGAGCGGCGAGAAGAGTGCCAGGACGAGCGTGACGACCGCAGTCCAGTACGCAAACGATCGAGGAAAAGGCGCGATGGCTGCGCGGGCCGGCCGGGACATGCGCAGATAGCCCAGCGTCCACAAGCTCATCGAAAGCGCAAGCAAGCCCAGAGCAAGCGGTTCGGCCTGCCAGCCCGTTCTGTCAGCGTGCTCTCCGCCGTGCGCCCATGCGGCCACGGGCGCGACGGCAAGCGTTGCCGCCGGGCTCAGTTTGAGGATGCGAAACCGAGACATTGCGACAGCGTGAAGATCGAGGTCAACTGCACCAGCACCGCCAGCCCGAACAGCAGGCTGGCGCACACTCCGAAATAGGCGAGGAAGCGGGTGCGTCCCTCGCCCACTTCCTGCAGGCGGCTGTGACCGCCCTCCTTTTCATCGCGGGTCGCACGGAAGTTGGCGATCGCGACCCCGGCACCGCCGAACGTGGCCGCGACGGCGATCAGGTTGACGATTATGAGGAGCACGCGCGGCGCACCTTCGTCGCCGCAACCCAGCGCGGCGACCACGTAGCTGGCAACAACTTGCACGGAGAAGGCCGCGGGTGCGAGCGCGAGCCCGGCCACGAGCCGCCACGCGGGTAGCCCGCCCTTGGCAGGCGAGGGATGTTCAACCGCGGTCGCGAGCGGGTGGAGCGCCGTCATACCATTCTCGGCGAGACGTAGATCGTCAAGAAGACGAACAGCCAGACGACATCGACGAAATGCCAGTACAGGGTCGCGAGAGCCCGGTGTTGTTCATGACCGCCGCCGACTCTACCGGCGATGCTCCACGCGAACAGGACGATCAACGCGGCGAGGCCCAGTGCGACGTGCGCCAGGTGAGTGCCGGTCAACAAGAAGTAGATCGAACTGTAGCTGGAGTCGGCAAGCGCGAACGGCTTGTCGGCCCACTCCTTGAGGCTCAACGCCATGAACCCCGCGCCCATCGCGATCGTTATTCCAAGGCCGATCCGGCCGCGCCCGGCATTGCCCCGGTTCGCGTTGCGCCTGGCCCATTCGAGCACGAAGCTCGATCCGACCAGCAGGATGGTCGCGGGAATCGCCAGGCGCAGCGCCGGAGGGCCCGAAGGCGGCCAGTCCGAATATCCCTGGCTGCCGAGATAGGCGTAGGAAAAAATCAGGTAGCCGAACAGGATGCCTTCAGTGGCGAACAGGCACAGCATTCCCCACCAGGCCGTGCCGACCTGGCCCCGGCCGTGCACGGGAAGCGTCTGGTCGAGCGTGCGAGCCTCAGTCATAGATACGCACCTTCTCGCACGCTTCCGGCGTCGGATGCGGCCGGAACCACACGACCAGCGCGATGATAGCCGCCGCGCCGCCGATCACGGCAATCCAGGCGCTTCCCACGAGCAGGCCGCCGAACAGCACCAGCGCAGCTACGGAGAATGCGAACGGCAGCAGACTGTCGCCGGGCATCTTCAGAATGACGTCGGGCTCTCCGTCGAGCGGGGTGACGCCGAGCGTCTCCTTGCCATTGTCGAGCAGGAACCCGCTTGCGAGCTGGCTGCGCTCGGATCCTTCGTCGAGCTGATCCTCCCACAGCGGGTGGCGTGTGGCCACGAGCGGGATGATCGCGAAATTATAGACCGGCGGGGGCGACGGGATCGCCCATTCCAGCGTCGGCCCGCCCCATGGGTCTGGCCCCGCCGGCCGCCCGGAGCGCAGCGCCGTGGCGATATTGACCAGGAACAGGAGGATCCCGGTCGCAAACACGAACGCGCCGATCGATACGACGAGGTTGGTGGCCGAAAATCCCATGTCGGCGCCATAAGTCCACACGCGGCGAGGCATGCCGATCAGGCCCAGCCAGTGCATCGGCAAAAAGGCCAGGTTGAAGCCGATGAACATGAAGCCGAACACCCACCGGCCCAGCCGCTCGTCCATCATCCGCCCGCTCATCTTGGGCAGCCAGTGGTAGATCGCGCCCACCACGGCGAACAGGTTGATGCCGATCAGAACGTAATGGAGGTGGGCGACGATGAAATAGGTGTCGGTCAGCTGCCAGTCGAACGCGAGGCTCGCGGTCATCACGCCGGAAACCCCGCCGATGACGAACAGCAGGATGACGCTGGTGAAGAACAGGAACGGTACCGTCAGCCGGACGCGGCCGGTGTAAATGGTGGCTATCCACGAGAACACCGACACCGCCGAAGGGATGGCGATGACGAAGCTGGCGGCCGAAAAGAAGCTCAGGGCCAGCACGGGAAGGCCGGTCGCGAACATGTGGTGGAGCCACACCCCGAAGCCCACGACCATCGTCGCGACGGTGGCGGTCGCCACCAGCGTGTATCCCACCAATGGGCGCCGGCAATGGACGGGCAGCGCATCGGACACCATGCCCATCGCGGGCAGGACGATGGCGTAGACCCACGGATGGCCGAACAGCCAGAACAGGTGCTGCCACAGCAGCGGCTGGCCGCCGCCCGCGATGTCGTAGAAATGCGTGCCATGGTTCCGGTCGAGCCACAGCATCAGGCAGGCCAGGCTGACAGCGGGCACCGCAAAGAGGTTCGCGACACTGGCGGTGAGCGTGCCCCAGATGATGATCGGGAGACGGTTGACCGACA
It encodes the following:
- a CDS encoding ribonuclease H-like domain-containing protein — protein: MSFHRPRAVFNENSLCVLDIETICGEEMDDNSFPPWCLHTPVVASLLTAVRDSHGEWAFDLETVRFSDPEEALCRVDDLLRGRACISFAGRSFDLRVLMLTAQKCRLMSLPSLTAAATEPRYLSARHYDLADVISGYGAARGASLSGLCGALGIPVKQEAHGSEVGALYDRGDLEAIERYCETDVCATLLAYAYQRAMETGDPGYHASLTWQFARWAEEQYLDHLAPYAEVRDPQALQQFSLLGQLDASLENAQLDADLRDKRAVDDSFGELTHY
- a CDS encoding chloride channel protein, which encodes MTDITSVRSTRIAAHRPRLADHSADKRMLVLAAMAVVTGTGGALAAWILLHLIALVINLFWFQRLSAQPAEIIDAASGPLVLVVPVVGSLIVGLMARYGSDKIRGHGIPEAIEAILYGESKLSPRVAILKPLSSAISIGSGGPFGAEGPIIMTGGAIGSLFAQRFRLTAAERKTLLVAGAAAGMTAIFGTPVAAILLAIEVMLFEWKPRSFVPLIVSALVAFAWRPLLVGQGALFPFDGALPGGAIALLLAAGLGCVSGILAISLSSALYRVEDGFHRLPIHWMWWPALGAVVVGLGGLLEPRVLGAGYASIQDLLDGRLLVGAMLLLLTAKGAVWLVALGSGTSGGVLAPLLIIGGALGGVAGHWLPGGSGPWAMIGMAGVMSAAMRAPLTSAVFAAELTDHFAALPMTVAASGAAFAVAVLLLKRSILTEKISRRGRHISQEFSVDPLALGMAGDLMTRDPETLSDGLTITEAVRYFESSARHRSYPVVDAGNRPIGLVSRRDALRWQQHGDDDTTIGDQLSDRSLPIVTPGTPADAVANLMITEETGRICVVAADTGVLVGIISRQDLLRSRAAVLRGEMERSR
- a CDS encoding cytochrome c oxidase assembly protein, which translates into the protein MSRFRILKLSPAATLAVAPVAAWAHGGEHADRTGWQAEPLALGLLALSMSLWTLGYLRMSRPARAAIAPFPRSFAYWTAVVTLVLALFSPLDARADVSFAWHMAQHLLLMLVAAPLLAVSNIHLIALFAVPLGPRRRIGRAVNAVPGVRSGASSRLAPYLAALAVMLGLWLWHAPGMYDRALAAPALHTAEHLTFLFTSAVFWRMVSTAGNRRLDRASVILLVTLIGLQGNLMAALITLAPHPIYAHYAERGLADQQLAGLMMWVPAGIAYLASTVWAILRLVQPRGDRANHEVVPRTPLHRT
- a CDS encoding cytochrome c oxidase subunit 3, translating into MTEARTLDQTLPVHGRGQVGTAWWGMLCLFATEGILFGYLIFSYAYLGSQGYSDWPPSGPPALRLAIPATILLVGSSFVLEWARRNANRGNAGRGRIGLGITIAMGAGFMALSLKEWADKPFALADSSYSSIYFLLTGTHLAHVALGLAALIVLFAWSIAGRVGGGHEQHRALATLYWHFVDVVWLFVFLTIYVSPRMV
- the ctaD gene encoding cytochrome c oxidase subunit I, which produces MSAIADAAPGQGGRWTGPLDPKPPASPNPAEVAERLENIWGDAPGLRGWFGTVDHKTIGVRYMITSFVFLILGGLEALVMRIQLAQPNATTLSPEQYNQLFSLHGVTMIFLYAMPVLSGFSNYLWPLMLGSRDMAFPRLNALSYWLFLAAGIFLYASFPLGAAPDGGWFGYVPNTAREYSPGPNIDVYCLGLIFLGISTTVGAANFVVTLLRMRAPGMSVNRLPIIIWGTLTASVANLFAVPAVSLACLMLWLDRNHGTHFYDIAGGGQPLLWQHLFWLFGHPWVYAIVLPAMGMVSDALPVHCRRPLVGYTLVATATVATMVVGFGVWLHHMFATGLPVLALSFFSAASFVIAIPSAVSVFSWIATIYTGRVRLTVPFLFFTSVILLFVIGGVSGVMTASLAFDWQLTDTYFIVAHLHYVLIGINLFAVVGAIYHWLPKMSGRMMDERLGRWVFGFMFIGFNLAFLPMHWLGLIGMPRRVWTYGADMGFSATNLVVSIGAFVFATGILLFLVNIATALRSGRPAGPDPWGGPTLEWAIPSPPPVYNFAIIPLVATRHPLWEDQLDEGSERSQLASGFLLDNGKETLGVTPLDGEPDVILKMPGDSLLPFAFSVAALVLFGGLLVGSAWIAVIGGAAAIIALVVWFRPHPTPEACEKVRIYD